In Phlebotomus papatasi isolate M1 chromosome 1, Ppap_2.1, whole genome shotgun sequence, the following proteins share a genomic window:
- the LOC129798221 gene encoding tRNA (guanine(10)-N2)-methyltransferase homolog, giving the protein MSRNLRKYILWFAQEHVDFRFPEIQSILKLFNISQNWKKPENPELPFWIIDLPDEESARKIASRSVSLRCIVELWAHAKSIPVLHSHVKEVIQKNPQWGQTIFHRDSSFRMNVETYNKHISQAEKVAKIDTFTYIPVTGDVNLKNPDVQFTYIEFFGLDPTNVPPEPDDVLFGRWIADGRRSDLKELSLKRRKFIGNTSMDPQLSLLMANQALIREGDLILDPFVGTGSLLVSAARFGGFVLGTDIDFLMLHGRTRPSRIKQKVREKDESIKANLTQYGCQDKYLDVCVADFSLPIWNSHLSLDAIITDPPYGIREATAKVASKEPSGEKPPSPAPGTFHCPSRSHYDLEDIFRDLLAFGVQHLKLGGRLVCWLPVFREDYTDSSLPSHPCMDLVANSEQILSAFSSRRLLTFEKVAAGDGRAANGEPSGVQLNFRKKYFFHSEESREQRRLQRAQLRQIGREEAAKRRKDREAS; this is encoded by the exons ATGTCCCGGAACTTGAGGAAATATATTCTGTGGTTTGCTCAGGAGCATGTGGACTTCCGTTTTCCT GAAATCCAGTCTATCCTGAAATTATTCAACATCTCGCAGAATTGGAAGAAACCAGAAAATCCAGAG CTCCCTTTCTGGATTATTGATCTTCCGGACGAGGAATCTGCCAGGAAAATAGCCTCGAGATCTGTGTCTTTGAGGTGCATTGTGGAACTCTGGGCTCATGCTAAGAGTATCCCAGTGCTGCACAGCCATGTCAAAGAAGTCATCCAGAAGAATCCTCAATGGGGTCAGACGATATTCCACAGAGACTCTTCGTTCCGTATGAACGTTGAGACTTACAACAAACACATCAGCCAGGCCGAGAAAGTGGCCAAAATTGACACATTCACCTACATTCCCGTGACTGGAGATGTTAATCTTAAAAATCCCGATGTCCAGTTCACGTACATTGAGTTCTTCGGGCTGGATCCAACTAATGTTCCTCCTGAACCGGATGATGTTCTCTTCGGCCGGTGGATAGCAGACGGGAGACGAAGTGATCTCAAGGAACTGTCCCTCAAACGAAGGAAGTTCATTGGGAACACCTCAATGGATCCTCAGTTATCCCTGCTCATGGCCAATCAGGCCCTGATCCGCGAAGGAGATCTCATACTTGATCCCTTTGTGGGCACAGGATCGCTCCTGGTGAGTGCAGCACGGTTTGGAGGCTTTGTTCTGGGCACAGATATTGACTTCCTAATGCTCCACGGACGAACGCGTCCTTCCCGGATAAAACAGAAGGTCCGGGAGAAGGATGAGTCCATCAAAGCCAATTTGACTCAGTACGGCTGTCAGGATAAGTACCTGGACGTCTGTGTGGCGGATTTCTCTCTTCCCATCTGGAACAGCCACCTCTCACTCGATGCCATCATCACTGATCCTCCGTACGGCATCCGGGAAGCTACAGCCAAAGTAGCTTCGAAGGAACCGTCCGGTGAAAAGCCCCCCTCACCCGCTCCAGGTACCTTTCACTGCCCATCTCGCTCCCACTACGACCTGGAGGATATCTTCCGGGATCTCCTGGCCTTCGGAGTGCAGCACCTGAAACTAGGTGGAAGACTCGTGTGCTGGCTTCCAGTCTTCAGGGAAGACTACACTGACTCTTCCCTTCCCAGCCATCCATGCATGGACCTGGTGGCGAATTCCGAACAGATCCTAAGCGCTTTTAGCTCCAGGAGGCTTCTGACCTTTGAAAAAGTCGCTGCAGGAGATGGAAGGGCAGCTAATGGAGAGCCTTCTGGAGTTCAGTTGAATTTCAGGAAGAAATACTTCTTCCACAGTGAAGAATCCAGGGAGCAGAGGAGACTGCAGAGGGCTCAGCTCAGGCAAATTGGCCGAGAGGAAGCAGCAAAGCGGAGAAAAGACAGGGAAGCCAGCTAA